The following proteins are encoded in a genomic region of Syntrophotaleaceae bacterium:
- a CDS encoding Rrf2 family transcriptional regulator: MVITRATEYAIRAVLYMAKQPNGKTVLKKDICTAQGITPAFLTKILQPLIRCGIVGSHRGVCGGFFLARPPAQITLLDIVNAEEGLPNLNACLEEDGICPRDELCPVHRVWRDARSDLMERLQRYSFADLIEQEEECLRNRKHQDLES; encoded by the coding sequence ATGGTTATAACCCGTGCGACTGAATATGCAATTCGGGCCGTCCTGTACATGGCTAAGCAGCCCAATGGAAAAACCGTTCTCAAAAAAGACATTTGCACGGCTCAGGGGATTACCCCTGCATTTCTGACCAAAATTCTGCAGCCTTTGATCCGCTGCGGCATTGTCGGCTCGCATCGGGGTGTCTGCGGGGGGTTTTTTCTGGCCCGCCCACCGGCCCAGATCACCCTGTTGGATATAGTGAATGCCGAGGAAGGTTTGCCCAATCTGAATGCCTGTCTCGAAGAGGACGGCATTTGTCCGCGGGATGAGCTATGCCCGGTTCATCGGGTGTGGAGGGACGCTCGCAGCGATCTGATGGAAAGACTGCAGCGTTACAGTTTTGCCGATCTGATCGAGCAGGAAGAGGAATGCTTGCGCAACCGCAAGCACCAGGACCTTGAATCGTAA
- the gluQRS gene encoding tRNA glutamyl-Q(34) synthetase GluQRS, with amino-acid sequence MYATQKSCEIIGRFAPSPTGPLHFGSLTAALGSFCLARQAGGKWLVRIEDLDTPRVMPGAADDILRTLECLGLAWDGEVFYQSRRTGHYQAALEVLQEKDLLYACGCSRKEILASAPHPGEEGPVYPGTCRSGLAEGRRPRSLRLRVPDRRICFVDGVFGRREQCLQSAVGDFVLRRADGMFAYQLAVVVDDAESGVNQVVRGEDLLLSTPRQIFLQACLGYPIPDYIHLPLALTPQGEKISKRHGALGIAGESDRGNLLRQALEFLGQPVPESLSGSPVEVLAWGVEHFSLDRVPNRSAVPVEG; translated from the coding sequence ATGTATGCAACCCAAAAGTCCTGTGAAATAATCGGCCGTTTCGCCCCGAGCCCGACCGGTCCCCTGCATTTCGGTTCTTTGACTGCAGCCCTGGGCAGTTTTTGTCTTGCCCGGCAGGCAGGAGGAAAGTGGCTGGTGCGAATCGAGGATCTGGACACCCCGCGGGTGATGCCCGGTGCGGCCGACGACATCCTGCGCACCCTTGAATGCCTGGGGCTAGCCTGGGACGGGGAAGTCTTTTATCAGAGCCGGCGGACCGGGCATTACCAGGCGGCCTTGGAGGTTTTGCAGGAAAAGGATCTTCTTTATGCCTGCGGCTGCAGCCGGAAAGAGATTCTGGCGAGCGCCCCTCACCCCGGGGAAGAAGGTCCGGTCTATCCCGGAACCTGCCGCTCCGGATTGGCCGAAGGGCGCCGCCCCAGGTCGCTACGCCTCAGGGTTCCCGATCGCCGCATCTGTTTTGTCGATGGTGTTTTCGGCCGGCGGGAACAGTGTTTGCAAAGCGCGGTTGGGGATTTTGTGCTGCGTCGGGCCGATGGAATGTTCGCCTATCAGCTGGCAGTGGTTGTGGACGATGCCGAAAGCGGAGTGAATCAGGTCGTGCGGGGCGAGGATCTGCTTCTTTCGACCCCCCGGCAGATTTTTCTGCAGGCCTGCCTCGGCTACCCAATCCCCGATTATATTCATCTACCCCTGGCCTTGACCCCGCAAGGTGAAAAAATCAGCAAAAGGCACGGAGCCCTTGGCATTGCCGGAGAATCCGACCGGGGAAATCTGCTGCGGCAGGCGTTGGAGTTTCTCGGACAGCCTGTGCCAGAGAGCCTGAGCGGTTCTCCCGTTGAAGTCCTGGCCTGGGGAGTCGAGCATTTTTCCCTCGACCGGGTGCCAAACAGATCAGCAGTCCCGGTCGAGGGATGA
- a CDS encoding transporter, producing the protein MKSSLFALTFGPLLLIGLFTAAVEAATLEPLGMQDAELLSKNEAEFRIGFSYSHDLHNLFQSEHHDRRLAELPALSLNLGLGERVEGQMAYSYLYLQKDGQDDKWGSGDLTLGLKVRLWQESFMIPALALRLATKLPNADEKDDFGTDEADIFLDFLATRNFPEFSIYLNLGLAILGDPREGYSGQDDAIRYALGLRLPLIEDALDALLSIEGMESSINSRGALRAGLQMPLGTFLWDFGGSIGYHSKSEDWSLRTGLTIPFSLSDTW; encoded by the coding sequence TTGAAATCATCGCTCTTTGCCCTCACCTTCGGCCCCCTTCTGCTGATCGGCCTTTTTACTGCCGCCGTGGAAGCAGCCACTCTCGAACCCCTCGGAATGCAGGATGCGGAGCTTCTGTCCAAAAATGAGGCCGAGTTCCGAATCGGCTTTTCCTACAGCCATGACCTGCACAACCTTTTTCAGTCCGAGCACCACGATCGCCGCCTTGCCGAATTGCCCGCGCTGTCGCTCAATCTCGGTCTCGGGGAACGGGTTGAGGGACAGATGGCCTACAGCTACCTCTATCTGCAAAAGGACGGACAGGACGACAAATGGGGCAGCGGCGATCTCACCCTGGGTCTCAAGGTGAGACTTTGGCAGGAATCATTCATGATTCCTGCTTTGGCCCTGCGTCTGGCAACAAAATTACCGAATGCCGATGAGAAAGACGATTTCGGAACCGATGAGGCCGACATATTCCTCGACTTTCTGGCGACGCGCAACTTTCCGGAATTTTCGATCTACCTTAATCTCGGTCTGGCCATCCTCGGTGATCCCCGGGAAGGATACAGCGGGCAGGATGACGCCATCCGCTACGCCCTCGGTCTGCGTCTGCCGCTGATTGAGGACGCTCTCGATGCCCTGTTGTCCATTGAAGGGATGGAGTCCTCCATCAACAGCCGAGGTGCGTTGAGAGCCGGCCTTCAGATGCCTCTCGGAACCTTTCTCTGGGATTTCGGCGGCAGCATCGGCTATCACAGCAAAAGCGAGGACTGGAGCCTGCGCACCGGCCTGACCATCCCCTTCAGTCTCTCCGACACCTGGTAA
- the rho gene encoding transcription termination factor Rho codes for MNLKELKEKKIGDLVQIGKDLKLDGASGMRKQDLIFAILNSTAEKNGAIFGEGVLEILPDGFGFLRAPDANYLPGPDDIYVSPSQIRRFNLRTGDTVSGQIRPPKEGERYFALLKVAEVNFENPAVARDKTLFDNLTPLYPEERIGLETEPDNLSMRVMDIATPIGKGQRGLIVAPPRTGKTMLLQNIANSITTNHPEVYLIVLLIDERPEEVTDMQRSVKGEVISSTFDEPATRHVQVAEMVIEKARRLVEHKRDVVILLDSITRLARAYNTVVPPSGKILSGGVDSNALHKPKRFFGAARNIEEGGSLTIIATALIDTGSKMDEVIFEEFKGTGNMELQLDRRLVDKRVFPAIDINKSGTRREELLVEPTTLQRIWLLRKVLSAMNVVDSMEFLLEKLSASKTNQEFFESMNQ; via the coding sequence ATGAACCTGAAAGAACTTAAAGAAAAGAAGATAGGTGACCTGGTGCAGATCGGGAAGGACCTGAAGCTGGATGGCGCCTCCGGCATGCGCAAGCAGGACCTGATTTTCGCCATCCTCAATTCCACCGCTGAAAAAAATGGCGCCATCTTCGGCGAAGGGGTTTTGGAGATACTGCCCGACGGTTTCGGATTCCTGCGTGCTCCCGATGCCAACTATCTCCCCGGCCCTGATGATATCTACGTATCCCCCTCCCAGATCCGCCGCTTCAATCTGCGCACCGGGGACACGGTGAGCGGCCAGATTCGCCCACCAAAAGAGGGTGAGCGTTATTTCGCCCTGCTCAAGGTGGCCGAAGTCAATTTCGAGAATCCCGCCGTTGCCCGCGACAAGACTCTCTTCGACAACCTGACGCCGCTCTATCCGGAAGAACGGATCGGGCTGGAAACGGAGCCGGACAATCTCTCCATGCGGGTCATGGACATCGCCACCCCCATCGGCAAGGGACAGAGGGGCCTGATCGTGGCACCGCCGCGAACCGGCAAGACCATGCTGCTGCAGAATATCGCCAATTCCATCACCACTAACCATCCGGAGGTGTACCTGATCGTTCTGCTCATCGACGAACGGCCTGAAGAGGTGACGGACATGCAGCGTTCGGTCAAGGGGGAGGTAATCTCCTCCACCTTCGATGAGCCGGCGACCCGCCATGTGCAGGTGGCGGAAATGGTCATCGAAAAGGCCCGACGCCTGGTCGAGCACAAGCGTGACGTGGTGATCCTGCTCGACTCCATTACCCGACTTGCCCGGGCCTACAACACGGTGGTCCCGCCCAGCGGCAAGATCCTCTCGGGGGGCGTCGATTCCAATGCCCTGCATAAGCCGAAGCGGTTTTTCGGTGCGGCGCGCAACATCGAGGAGGGAGGGAGCCTGACCATTATCGCCACTGCCCTCATCGATACCGGCAGCAAGATGGACGAGGTGATTTTCGAGGAGTTCAAGGGAACCGGCAACATGGAGTTGCAGCTCGACCGCCGTCTGGTCGACAAGCGCGTATTTCCCGCCATCGACATCAATAAATCAGGCACCCGTCGGGAGGAGCTCCTGGTCGAACCGACTACGCTGCAGCGTATCTGGCTGTTGCGCAAAGTCCTCTCGGCCATGAACGTCGTGGACAGCATGGAATTTCTCCTGGAAAAACTGTCCGCAAGCAAGACCAACCAGGAATTTTTCGAATCGATGAACCAGTAA
- the rpmE gene encoding 50S ribosomal protein L31, with translation MKEGIHPAYDAVNVKCHCGNAFETRSTKKGGEILTEICSACHPFFTGKQKLLDTEGRIERFRKKYEKK, from the coding sequence ATGAAAGAAGGAATTCACCCCGCTTACGACGCTGTCAATGTCAAGTGTCACTGCGGCAATGCCTTTGAGACCCGCTCCACGAAAAAGGGCGGCGAAATTCTTACGGAAATCTGCTCCGCTTGCCACCCCTTCTTTACCGGCAAGCAGAAGCTGCTCGATACCGAAGGGCGGATCGAAAGGTTCCGCAAGAAGTACGAGAAGAAGTAG
- the thyX gene encoding FAD-dependent thymidylate synthase produces MFVQLLQHTPDPERIVAAAARLCYSASGIDRLLEQNEDERGRLLEKILSLGHLSVLEHASFTFGIEGISRACSHQLVRHRLASYSQQSQRYVSHKELFAAVTPPSISEKPDLLQRYDALLEEIHLLYRDLLEAGIPAEDARFVLPNAAQTKLVMTMNARELLHFFGLRCCRRAQWEIREMATEMLRLARTAAPLLFAAAGPGCLTGPCPEGRMSCGAIDEVRREFADL; encoded by the coding sequence ATGTTCGTTCAGCTTTTGCAGCACACCCCTGATCCCGAGCGGATTGTGGCGGCCGCCGCCCGCCTCTGCTATTCGGCCTCAGGTATAGACCGTTTGCTGGAGCAGAATGAGGATGAGCGCGGCCGTTTGCTGGAGAAGATTCTTTCCCTGGGTCACCTCTCGGTTCTCGAACATGCCTCTTTTACCTTCGGTATCGAAGGCATCAGCCGGGCCTGCTCCCATCAGCTGGTACGACACCGTCTGGCGTCCTATTCCCAGCAGAGTCAGCGCTACGTTTCCCATAAGGAACTATTCGCCGCCGTCACGCCGCCCTCGATCTCTGAAAAACCGGATCTTCTTCAGCGTTACGACGCCCTTCTGGAAGAGATTCACCTTCTTTACCGGGACCTGCTGGAGGCGGGGATTCCGGCCGAAGATGCCCGGTTTGTGTTGCCCAATGCCGCTCAGACCAAGCTGGTGATGACCATGAATGCCCGGGAACTGCTGCATTTTTTCGGATTGCGCTGCTGCCGTCGGGCGCAATGGGAGATCAGGGAGATGGCTACCGAGATGCTGCGTCTGGCGCGGACCGCGGCTCCGCTCCTGTTCGCTGCCGCAGGCCCGGGATGCCTGACAGGGCCTTGTCCCGAGGGGCGAATGAGCTGTGGCGCCATCGACGAAGTCCGCAGGGAATTCGCCGATCTCTAG
- the prfA gene encoding peptide chain release factor 1, whose amino-acid sequence MDPIFSKLEEVVDRFREVEALLSDPKVVSQQSRFRDLTKEHADLSAVVEAYTDYRGICGELAGLRELLEDGDSELKEMARLELPELENRRIELEQRLKVLLLPKDPKDEKNVILEIRAGTGGEEAALFAADLFRMYSRYAENKGWRVELISVSDADAGGFKEVIALVSGQRVYSRLKYESGTHRVQRVPETEAQGRIHTSACTVAVLPEAEDVDVEIDPSDLRIDVYRASGAGGQHVNKTESAVRITHIPTGVVVSCQDEKSQHKNKAKAMKVLQSRILDSLQAEQETKMAADRKGQVGSGDRSQRIRTYNFPQGRCTDHRIGLTLYKLESIMQGNLDELIEALGTYFQSEALAGQEA is encoded by the coding sequence GTGGATCCGATATTCAGCAAGCTTGAAGAAGTGGTGGATCGCTTTCGCGAGGTGGAAGCTCTGCTTTCCGATCCGAAAGTGGTTTCCCAGCAGAGTCGATTCAGGGATTTGACCAAGGAACATGCCGACCTGTCGGCGGTGGTCGAAGCCTATACCGATTACCGCGGGATTTGCGGAGAGCTTGCCGGATTACGGGAACTGCTCGAGGACGGCGATTCCGAATTGAAGGAAATGGCCCGCCTCGAATTGCCCGAACTGGAAAACCGTAGGATCGAGCTGGAGCAGCGGCTCAAGGTGCTTTTGCTGCCGAAGGATCCCAAGGACGAAAAGAACGTCATCCTGGAGATTCGCGCCGGTACCGGAGGTGAAGAGGCGGCGCTGTTCGCCGCCGATCTTTTCCGCATGTATTCGCGATATGCTGAAAACAAGGGCTGGCGGGTCGAACTGATCAGCGTATCCGATGCCGATGCCGGTGGCTTCAAGGAAGTGATCGCTCTTGTCAGCGGGCAGCGGGTCTATTCCCGGCTCAAATACGAAAGCGGCACACACCGCGTGCAGAGAGTCCCTGAGACCGAGGCCCAGGGGCGAATTCATACCTCGGCCTGCACCGTGGCCGTTCTCCCCGAAGCCGAGGATGTGGACGTGGAGATCGATCCCAGCGATCTGCGGATCGACGTCTATCGCGCCTCGGGTGCGGGTGGACAGCATGTCAACAAGACCGAATCGGCAGTACGCATCACCCACATCCCCACCGGAGTTGTGGTGTCCTGCCAGGATGAAAAATCCCAGCACAAGAACAAGGCCAAGGCGATGAAGGTTCTGCAGTCAAGGATACTCGACAGCCTGCAGGCCGAACAGGAGACCAAAATGGCCGCCGACCGCAAGGGGCAGGTGGGCAGCGGAGACCGTTCCCAGCGCATCCGCACCTACAATTTCCCCCAGGGCAGATGCACCGACCACCGAATTGGCCTGACCCTTTACAAGCTCGAAAGCATCATGCAGGGAAATCTCGACGAACTCATCGAGGCCCTCGGCACCTATTTTCAGAGTGAGGCGCTGGCCGGCCAGGAGGCCTGA
- the prmC gene encoding peptide chain release factor N(5)-glutamine methyltransferase produces the protein MAGTKETWTVLKVLQWTADYLKDKGVDNGRLDAELMLAEVLKLDRVGLYLNYDRPLDAVELSAYRQMVGRRSRREPLQYILGRTEFWSLPFEVTPAVLIPRPDTEVMVEEALARVPAEGRILDVGTGSGAIAVALAHELPKASLVAIDTSAEALAVAANNAERNGLAGRIEFQQIDMVRLPDGPFDLIVANPPYIPTDDLAGLMPEVRAYEPSSALDGGEDGLDCYRLLAGQAGSRLRPGGWLLVEAGIGQVPMIRELFEKSGLKEVFSRDDYGGIPRVVGGRRI, from the coding sequence TTGGCAGGCACTAAAGAAACCTGGACAGTCCTGAAGGTCCTGCAATGGACTGCGGATTATCTCAAGGACAAGGGCGTGGACAACGGGCGCCTGGACGCCGAACTGATGCTGGCCGAAGTGCTGAAGCTGGACCGGGTCGGCCTCTATCTCAATTACGATCGGCCCCTCGATGCGGTGGAGCTGAGCGCCTACCGTCAGATGGTGGGACGCCGGTCGCGGCGTGAGCCGCTGCAGTATATTCTCGGCCGGACGGAATTCTGGTCCCTGCCCTTCGAGGTCACTCCGGCGGTCCTGATTCCCCGTCCGGATACCGAGGTTATGGTGGAAGAAGCCCTTGCCAGGGTGCCGGCGGAGGGGAGGATTCTCGACGTTGGAACCGGCAGCGGCGCCATTGCCGTCGCTCTGGCCCATGAACTTCCCAAAGCCAGTCTGGTTGCCATTGACACGTCTGCCGAAGCCCTTGCCGTGGCGGCGAATAACGCCGAGCGTAATGGACTTGCCGGACGGATCGAATTCCAGCAAATTGACATGGTCCGATTGCCGGACGGACCTTTCGACCTGATTGTAGCCAATCCGCCCTATATTCCCACGGACGATCTGGCAGGACTGATGCCCGAGGTGCGGGCGTACGAGCCGTCATCGGCTCTGGACGGCGGCGAGGACGGTCTCGATTGCTATCGGCTGCTGGCCGGCCAGGCCGGCAGCCGGCTGCGTCCCGGCGGTTGGCTGCTGGTGGAGGCGGGAATCGGCCAGGTGCCGATGATTCGAGAGCTGTTCGAAAAGTCCGGTCTGAAGGAGGTTTTCAGCCGAGATGACTATGGCGGCATCCCCCGGGTAGTGGGGGGGCGCCGGATCTGA
- the murA gene encoding UDP-N-acetylglucosamine 1-carboxyvinyltransferase, producing MDKIIIHGGRRLKGEVQVSGAKNSALPLLFGTLLAPGIHQLANVPDLRDISTAGKLLAVLGADVSRTGDRFAIDAENIRSVEAPYDLVKTMRASVLALGPLLARLGHARVSLPGGCAIGARPINLHLKGLEAMGARIELDHGYVEARARRLQGARIYLDIPTVGGTENLMMAATLARGTTVLENAACEPEIVDLAEALVGMGARIEGAGTDRIVIEGVDELRPMDFSVMPDRIEAGTFMVAAAMTRGNVKVSGARPGHVEPLVAKLLEAGVEVIEEEGGLRIKGPRHIQSVNIKTRPHPGFPTDMQAQFMALMTLAEGTSVITENVFENRFMHVCELQRMGADITIEGSTATVRGVKTLLGAPVMATDLRASASLVLAGLAADNTTEVSRIYHLDRGYERLEEKFRLLGAEIERVKE from the coding sequence TTGGACAAGATCATCATTCACGGCGGACGACGCCTGAAAGGCGAAGTTCAGGTCAGCGGAGCGAAAAACTCCGCCTTGCCTCTTTTGTTCGGTACACTCCTGGCTCCCGGTATCCATCAACTGGCCAATGTTCCCGATCTGCGGGACATCTCCACCGCGGGCAAGCTGCTTGCGGTGCTCGGAGCCGACGTTTCGCGAACGGGCGACCGTTTTGCCATCGATGCTGAAAACATTCGCAGCGTTGAAGCTCCCTACGATCTGGTCAAGACCATGCGCGCTTCCGTTCTGGCGCTCGGACCTCTGCTGGCCCGTCTCGGTCATGCCCGGGTCAGTCTTCCCGGCGGATGCGCCATCGGCGCCCGGCCGATCAACCTTCACCTCAAGGGGCTGGAGGCGATGGGGGCGCGGATCGAACTCGATCACGGCTATGTCGAAGCCCGTGCCCGGCGACTGCAGGGCGCCCGTATCTATCTCGACATTCCCACCGTCGGCGGTACTGAAAACCTGATGATGGCCGCTACCCTCGCCAGGGGGACGACGGTGCTGGAAAATGCCGCCTGCGAGCCCGAGATCGTCGATCTCGCCGAGGCCCTGGTCGGCATGGGCGCCCGCATCGAGGGGGCCGGAACCGACCGGATCGTCATCGAAGGGGTGGACGAGCTGCGGCCAATGGATTTCTCCGTCATGCCCGACCGCATCGAGGCCGGCACCTTCATGGTCGCCGCAGCCATGACCCGGGGCAACGTCAAGGTCAGTGGGGCCCGTCCCGGACATGTCGAGCCCCTTGTCGCCAAACTTCTTGAAGCCGGAGTCGAGGTGATCGAGGAGGAGGGGGGACTGCGGATCAAGGGGCCGCGGCATATCCAGTCTGTCAATATCAAGACCCGGCCTCATCCCGGTTTCCCCACCGACATGCAGGCTCAGTTCATGGCCCTGATGACTCTCGCCGAGGGGACCAGCGTCATTACCGAAAACGTCTTCGAAAACCGCTTCATGCACGTTTGCGAACTGCAGCGCATGGGTGCGGACATCACCATCGAAGGGTCGACGGCCACGGTCCGCGGGGTCAAAACCTTGCTGGGTGCGCCGGTTATGGCCACTGATCTGCGAGCCAGCGCCAGCCTGGTGCTGGCCGGCCTGGCCGCAGACAACACTACCGAGGTGTCCCGGATCTACCATCTCGACCGCGGATACGAGCGGCTCGAGGAAAAATTCCGACTGCTCGGCGCCGAAATCGAGCGGGTGAAGGAATAG
- the hisG gene encoding ATP phosphoribosyltransferase, which translates to MSDYITFALPKGRIMQDSMELFGKIGITCPEMAGDSRKLVFENPESKFRFMAVRATDVPTYVEYGCADLGVVGKDTLLEQGKDLYEPLDLKFGYCRLVVAEPKELLAEEDPASWSNIRVATKYPAVTERYFAARGVQVEIIKLYGSIELAPLVGLAERIVDLVSTGATLRDNGMVEVETIADITSRLIVNRASLKTKHSRISRIIADLEQVIGEKPVIAG; encoded by the coding sequence ATGAGCGATTACATCACCTTTGCCCTGCCGAAGGGGCGCATCATGCAGGATTCGATGGAGCTGTTCGGCAAGATCGGCATCACCTGTCCGGAGATGGCCGGGGACAGCCGCAAGCTGGTGTTCGAAAACCCTGAAAGCAAGTTCCGTTTCATGGCGGTGCGTGCGACGGACGTGCCCACCTACGTGGAATACGGCTGCGCCGATCTGGGCGTAGTGGGCAAGGATACCCTGCTTGAGCAGGGGAAGGACCTTTATGAGCCCCTCGATCTGAAATTCGGCTACTGCCGCCTGGTAGTGGCCGAACCGAAGGAACTGCTGGCAGAGGAGGACCCGGCCAGCTGGTCCAATATCCGGGTGGCGACCAAGTACCCGGCCGTCACCGAGCGATATTTCGCTGCCCGAGGAGTACAGGTGGAAATTATCAAACTGTACGGGTCCATCGAGCTGGCGCCTCTGGTGGGGCTGGCCGAGCGGATCGTCGACCTGGTATCTACCGGCGCTACCCTGCGGGACAACGGTATGGTGGAGGTTGAAACCATCGCCGATATTACCAGCCGGCTGATCGTCAACAGGGCCAGCCTTAAGACCAAGCACAGTCGCATCAGCCGCATTATTGCGGATCTGGAGCAGGTTATCGGAGAAAAACCGGTCATTGCCGGCTGA
- the hisD gene encoding histidinol dehydrogenase, producing MIQILRFDDPGFESALQAIIARGEAPPQGVEEAVREIVAAVRQEGDAALCAYTARFDGLELSPATLEVTPAERRQALVSVSPESLACLRLAAERIERFHARQKEKSWLSTDEEDLLLGQMVRPLDRVGIYVPGGKASYPSSVLMNAIPAKVAGVGEIIMVVPMPGGEVNPHVLAAAELAGVDRIFRIGGAQAVAALAFGTESVPRVDKITGPGNIYVATAKKQVFGQVDIDMIAGPSEILVINDGSGEPSHIAADLLSQAEHDELASSVLVTTSDDFAGKVRQSLQEQLAALPRQEIARRSIDRYGAIIVAGDLEEAIAFSNRIAPEHLELAVDDPFAILPKIRHAGAVFMGHHTPEAAGDYLAGPNHTLPTGGTARFFSPLGVEDFVKKSSIISMSRAGLERLGDAVVHLAGLEGLDAHGRSVSIRLRG from the coding sequence ATGATCCAGATATTGCGTTTTGACGATCCCGGCTTCGAGAGTGCTCTGCAGGCGATCATTGCCCGCGGCGAAGCGCCGCCGCAAGGAGTGGAGGAAGCCGTCCGGGAGATCGTTGCCGCCGTTCGTCAGGAGGGCGATGCAGCGTTGTGTGCCTATACCGCCCGGTTCGACGGCCTGGAATTGTCACCCGCCACCCTGGAGGTCACGCCCGCTGAACGCCGCCAGGCATTGGTTTCCGTGAGCCCTGAATCCCTGGCCTGCCTGCGCCTGGCGGCCGAACGGATAGAACGTTTCCATGCCCGGCAAAAGGAAAAGTCCTGGCTGTCCACTGATGAGGAGGACCTGCTTCTCGGTCAGATGGTCCGGCCCCTCGACCGGGTCGGCATCTATGTCCCTGGCGGCAAGGCCAGCTACCCTTCATCGGTGCTGATGAACGCCATCCCGGCCAAAGTTGCCGGGGTCGGGGAGATCATCATGGTGGTGCCGATGCCGGGTGGGGAGGTCAATCCCCACGTGCTGGCCGCAGCGGAACTGGCGGGGGTCGATCGTATCTTCCGCATCGGTGGGGCCCAGGCGGTAGCGGCCCTGGCCTTCGGCACCGAAAGTGTTCCCCGGGTCGACAAGATCACCGGCCCCGGCAACATCTATGTGGCCACAGCCAAGAAGCAGGTTTTCGGTCAGGTCGACATCGACATGATCGCAGGCCCCAGCGAAATCCTGGTGATCAACGACGGCAGCGGTGAACCGTCCCATATTGCCGCCGACCTGCTGTCCCAGGCCGAGCACGACGAACTGGCATCCAGCGTGCTGGTCACCACCAGCGACGATTTCGCCGGCAAGGTGCGCCAGAGTCTGCAGGAACAGCTCGCAGCACTGCCCCGGCAGGAGATCGCGCGGCGTTCCATAGACCGTTACGGGGCGATCATCGTGGCGGGCGATCTGGAGGAAGCGATCGCTTTCAGCAACCGCATCGCTCCGGAGCATCTCGAACTGGCCGTCGACGACCCCTTCGCCATTTTGCCGAAAATCCGGCATGCGGGGGCAGTTTTCATGGGGCATCATACCCCTGAGGCGGCAGGCGATTACCTGGCCGGACCCAATCACACCCTGCCCACCGGCGGGACGGCGAGATTCTTCTCTCCTCTGGGAGTTGAGGATTTTGTCAAAAAGTCGAGCATCATTTCCATGAGCCGCGCCGGATTGGAGCGGCTCGGCGATGCTGTCGTGCACCTGGCGGGGCTGGAAGGGCTCGATGCCCATGGACGTTCGGTATCCATCCGGCTCAGAGGGTAA
- the hisB gene encoding imidazoleglycerol-phosphate dehydratase HisB, producing MTRTAMIDRQTRETRIKLTLALDGKGSGKIATPVPFIDHMLCLLAKHGFFDLEIQAEGDVEVDDHHTVEDLGICLGEAFKQALGDKAGIRRYGHGRVPMHEALATVDVDFSGRPHLIFKADLPKAKVGTFDVELVEEFFVAFCNHSGANVHVTVDYGDNLHHIIEAIFKAFARALDQATGFDARISGVMSTKGKLE from the coding sequence ATGACACGCACCGCGATGATCGATCGTCAGACCCGGGAGACCCGGATCAAGCTGACGCTGGCGCTGGATGGTAAAGGCAGTGGCAAAATCGCCACGCCCGTGCCCTTCATCGACCACATGCTCTGCCTGCTGGCGAAACACGGTTTTTTCGATCTCGAGATCCAGGCGGAAGGGGACGTGGAGGTCGACGACCACCACACGGTCGAGGACCTCGGCATCTGTCTCGGCGAAGCCTTCAAGCAGGCCCTCGGCGACAAGGCCGGCATCCGGCGCTACGGCCATGGGCGGGTGCCGATGCATGAGGCCCTGGCTACCGTGGATGTCGATTTTTCCGGGCGCCCGCATCTGATCTTCAAGGCCGATCTGCCCAAGGCAAAGGTCGGGACCTTCGATGTCGAACTGGTCGAAGAGTTTTTCGTCGCCTTCTGCAACCATTCCGGAGCCAATGTCCATGTCACCGTGGATTACGGCGACAACCTACACCATATCATCGAGGCCATCTTCAAGGCCTTTGCCCGGGCCCTCGATCAGGCTACCGGGTTCGATGCCCGGATCTCCGGGGTAATGTCGACCAAGGGGAAGCTGGAGTAG